The sequence CGGCGGCCTTGCGCAGCGCGGCGGCGAAGGCGGGCCCGTCGGCCGGGGGCTGGTGGGCCAGCTGGTCGGCCAGGCCGCGCAGGAGCTGGGCCAGGATCGTGCCGGAGTTGCCGCGCGCGGCGAGGACCGCACCGCGGGCCAGGACGGCCCACGGGGGCTCACCGCTCCCGGCCGAGTCGAGCGCGGCGAGGGCGCCCTCAGCGGTGTGCAGCAGGTTGGTGCCGGTGTCCCCGTCGGGCACCGGGAAGACGTTCAGGTCGTCGAGCCGGCCCCGGAAGTCGGACAGCGTCTCGACCGCGGCCCGGCACCACTGACCGACCGCGGCGTCGTCCAGCGCCGGCAGCACGGGGAGGAGGCTACCCATCCCTCCCGACGGAGCCCGCCGTCGCGAGCCCCGCCGGTCCTCGCGGAGGCCTCTCCGGAGGGCACCGCGACGTCCGGCGCGAAGAGCGGTTAGACTGCTGGACGGTCTTGATGCGGGTGCTGCCTTGCCCCGCCGTCTGTGAACGATTCTTTCTGGGAGTGATCCACCGTGGCTGCCGTGTGCGATGTGTGTGGCAAGGGCCCCGGTTTCGGTATGTCGGTGTCGCACTCGCACCGCCGCACGCCGCGCCGTTGGAACCCGAACATCCAGTCCGTGCGGGCGCTGATCGCCCCCGGCAACCGTCGCCGGATCAACGCGTGCACCTCGTGCATCCGCGCCGGCAAGGTCGCCCGCGCCTGAACCAGGGGGCCGTAGCCCCTCAGCTGGACACCCGGAGAACCCCGGAGGTCACCGACCTCCGGGGTTCTTCGCGCGCCCGGACGCCGGCGTCACCGCCCGAGGCCGCGTCCCCTCGCCGCCGTCACCACGATGTCGACGACCGTGTCCAGCGGCAGCGCGGTGGTGTCCACCACCACGTGGTAGTGGCCGGCCGCGGCCGGGTCGCACCGGTAGAAGTGCCGCACGTACGCCTCTCGAGCCCGGTCGTTCGCCGCCATCTCGCGCGCGATCTCGTGCCGGGGCCGCCCCGACCGCGCCACCGCGGCCGCCAGCCGCCGGTCGGCAGGACCGTCGAGCCGGACGTGCAGTGCGTCGGTCCGGTTCCGCAGCACCATCGCCCCCGCCCGGCCGAGCACCACCCCGCCGTCCCCCGCCGCGATCTCGCCCAGGATGCGCTCGGTCTGCTCCCGGTAGGCCCGGGCGTCGGGCAGCGTCGTCCCCGGCACCACGGCGCCCACGGGATCGGGCATGGTCCCCAGCGACGCCACCAGCCGCCAGAGCCCGCGGACGACGGTCTCGTCGTTGGCCTCGGCCTCCTCCACCGGAACGCCGAGCCGGCCGGCCACCTGCGCCGGGATCGCCCGGTCGTGGAACGGCAGGCCCAGCCGCGCGGCCACCGCCGGCCCCACCTCCGCGCCCGCGGCGCCGTAGGGTGCCGAGATCGTCACGACGCCCACGTCGATTCCTCCTCGCTCCCGAGCGGAGCCAGATCCTTGCCGAGGAACACCGCATCCGGCGAGCAGGCGTACACCCCGTACCCCTGGACGGGGACGTAGCCGAGCTCCCGGTACAGGGCGACCGCCTCCGGCTGCTTCCGGCCGGTGTTCAGCACCGCCGACCGGTGGCCGGCCAGCGCGGCGGTGGACTCCAGCTCCGCCATGAGCACCTGCGCCAGCCCCCGCCGGCGGAAGGCCGGCGCCACGTACACGCGCTTGATCTCGACACCTCCGGGCGGGTAGGCCCGCCACGCACCGCACCCCGCCGCCTCCCCGGCCACCTCCGCGACCAGGAACAGCCCGGCCGGCGGCAGGAACTCCGCCGGGTCGACGACGGCCGCGTCCCGGCCGCCGTACCGCGCCACGTACTCCTGCTGGACCGCCTCGACCATCTGCTGCGCCAACGGGTCGTCGTAGGGCAGGGGGCGCAGGCGCGCCACCGACCCGTCCCGCAGCACCCGCTCAGCCGAAGTGGACATGCCCCGCCATCTCCGCTCCCGCCGTCCGCAGCGCCTCCGCTGCGGCCTCACCGTCGACCCGGACCCCGGGGCCCGGCTTCCCCTGGCGCACCACCCCGATCGCCGTCCACCCCTCCGGCAGCGCCGCCTTCCGCGGGAACGTGGCCAGCAGGGCGTGGTCCTCGCCGCCGCTGAGCACCCACGCCATCGGGTCCACGCCCAGCGCCGAGCCCACCTGCTGCAGCGGGCCGACCGGCTCCAGGCACGCCCGCACCAGGGCGGCGCGGTCGAGGTCGAGCACCACGCCGCTGGCGGTCGCGATGTGCCCGGCGTCGGCCACCAGCCCGTCGCTCACGTCGCACATCGCGGTCGCCCCGGCGTCGGCCGCCGCCGGCCCCGCCGCGTAGGGCGGGGTGGGCCGCCGGTGCGCGTTCACCACGGCCAGCGGGCTGGTGAAGCCCCGGCGGAGCACCGCCAACCCCGCCGCCGACCAGCCCAGCCGGCCGGCGAGCGCCACGACGTGCCCGGGCCGGGCCCCGGAGCGCAGCACCGGCGCCCGGCCGCCCAGGTCACCGAGGGCGGTGACCGACAGGACGACCCCGGCGCTGTCGGGCGCGGCGGCCACGGTGTCGCCTCCGACCACCGCGGCCCCCTGCGGAGCGCACTCGTCGGCCAGCCCCGTCGCGACGCCCTCCAGCCAGCTCGTGGGCGTGTCCGCCGGGCAGGCCAGCCCCACGACCAGCGCCGTCGTGCGGCCACCCATCGCGGCGACGTCGGCCAGGTTCGCGGCGGCGGCCTTGTGCCCGACGTCCTCGGCCGAGGACCAGTTCCGCCGGAAGTGCCGGCCCTCGACGAGGACGTCGGTGGTCACGACGACGCGCTGGTCGGGCGTGCGCACCACGGCGGCGTCGTCCCCGGGCCCGACGACGGCGGCCGCCGCGGTGCCCGACCGGGCGAGCACGCGGCTGATCACCCCGAACTCGCCGACCACCCGCACGGTGTCGGCCGGATCGCCGCGCGGGACCAGCGGGCGGGGTCGGCTCATCGGTGCTCTCCAGTCGCTGCGGTAGGTTGCCGACGAGTCCGCCACCCGGCGGGGACGACGTCTCGGCACTGTTGCCGGAGGAAGGATCTCCCGTGGTCCACGCCTACATCCTCATCCAGACCGAGGTCGGCAAGGCCGCCCAGGTCGCCTCGACCATCAGCGAGATCAGCGGAGTCACCAAGGCCGAGGACGTCACCGGCCCGTACGACGTCATCGTCCGCGCCGAGGCCGACACCGTCGACGAGCTGGGCCGGCTCGTGGTCGCCCGCGTGCAGTCGGTCGACGGGATCACCCGGACGCTGACCTGCCCCGTCGTCAACATCTGAGCGGTCGCCCCGTGGACCCGCTGCGCCGGGCCGCGATCCTGATCACGGCGATCACGCTCCCGGTGGTGATCGCGCTGGTCGTCCTCGTCAACGTGCGCGGCGCCGACGACCCGACCGCCGGTCAGGACCTCCCGGCCGACATCGAGGGCGCGGCCCCGGTGCGTCCGGAGGACCTCCCGGTCCTGGAGCTGGCGACCCCGCCGGTCACGCCGGAGGCCGAGGCGTCCTGCCCCGACCTCATGGGCAACCTGCCGCTGGAGCTCGCCGGCGAGCCGTCCCGCCGCGTGCGGTCGGAGACCCCGTTCGTCTATGCCTGGGGCGAGCCGCCCGTCGTCCTCACGTGCGGGGTGGAGCGCCCCGCCGGCTGGACCGTGGGCGCCTCGGCCATCCAGATCAACGGCGTGCAGTGGCACGTCGACACCAGCGACCCCGACAGCACGGTGTGGACGGCGGTCGACCGGCCGGTCTACGTCGAGATGCGCCTGCCCGCCGGGGTCGACAGCGCCCCCGTCACCGCCCTCACCGTGCCGCTGGCCGAGGCGCTCCCCTACCAGGAACCCACGCCCGGCCCCTGAGGCCGCAGGAGCGCTCACGCGGGCGGCAGCAGCGCCAGCTGCTCCTCCAGCACGGCGCCGACCTCCCGGACCGCGTCCTCGGCCGTCGCGGCCACCGCGGTCACGGACACGCTGAAGACGCCGTGCCAGCACCACGCGAAGGCGGCCGGGTCCGCCAGCCCGGCCTCCGGCACGGGCGTGTCCACGGTGAGCAGCCGGCAGTTGGCGGGCAGCTCGGGCGGGTCCACGCTCAGCACCCCGCCGTAGAGCTCGGCGTCGTTGCGCGCCAGGTCCTCGGCGTAGGCGCCGGCG is a genomic window of Blastococcus sp. HT6-30 containing:
- a CDS encoding cytidylate kinase-like family protein, yielding MTISAPYGAAGAEVGPAVAARLGLPFHDRAIPAQVAGRLGVPVEEAEANDETVVRGLWRLVASLGTMPDPVGAVVPGTTLPDARAYREQTERILGEIAAGDGGVVLGRAGAMVLRNRTDALHVRLDGPADRRLAAAVARSGRPRHEIAREMAANDRAREAYVRHFYRCDPAAAGHYHVVVDTTALPLDTVVDIVVTAARGRGLGR
- a CDS encoding thiamine-phosphate kinase; this translates as MSRPRPLVPRGDPADTVRVVGEFGVISRVLARSGTAAAAVVGPGDDAAVVRTPDQRVVVTTDVLVEGRHFRRNWSSAEDVGHKAAAANLADVAAMGGRTTALVVGLACPADTPTSWLEGVATGLADECAPQGAAVVGGDTVAAAPDSAGVVLSVTALGDLGGRAPVLRSGARPGHVVALAGRLGWSAAGLAVLRRGFTSPLAVVNAHRRPTPPYAAGPAAADAGATAMCDVSDGLVADAGHIATASGVVLDLDRAALVRACLEPVGPLQQVGSALGVDPMAWVLSGGEDHALLATFPRKAALPEGWTAIGVVRQGKPGPGVRVDGEAAAEALRTAGAEMAGHVHFG
- a CDS encoding DUF3515 domain-containing protein; translated protein: MDPLRRAAILITAITLPVVIALVVLVNVRGADDPTAGQDLPADIEGAAPVRPEDLPVLELATPPVTPEAEASCPDLMGNLPLELAGEPSRRVRSETPFVYAWGEPPVVLTCGVERPAGWTVGASAIQINGVQWHVDTSDPDSTVWTAVDRPVYVEMRLPAGVDSAPVTALTVPLAEALPYQEPTPGP
- the rpmB gene encoding 50S ribosomal protein L28, with the translated sequence MAAVCDVCGKGPGFGMSVSHSHRRTPRRWNPNIQSVRALIAPGNRRRINACTSCIRAGKVARA
- a CDS encoding Lrp/AsnC ligand binding domain-containing protein; amino-acid sequence: MVHAYILIQTEVGKAAQVASTISEISGVTKAEDVTGPYDVIVRAEADTVDELGRLVVARVQSVDGITRTLTCPVVNI
- a CDS encoding GNAT family N-acetyltransferase, which produces MSTSAERVLRDGSVARLRPLPYDDPLAQQMVEAVQQEYVARYGGRDAAVVDPAEFLPPAGLFLVAEVAGEAAGCGAWRAYPPGGVEIKRVYVAPAFRRRGLAQVLMAELESTAALAGHRSAVLNTGRKQPEAVALYRELGYVPVQGYGVYACSPDAVFLGKDLAPLGSEEESTWAS